In one window of Plasmodium cynomolgi strain B DNA, chromosome 13, whole genome shotgun sequence DNA:
- a CDS encoding calmodulin (putative), translating to MADKLTEEQISEFKEAFSLFDKDGDGTITTKELGTVMRSLGQNPTEAELQDMINEIDTDGNGTIDFPEFLTLMARKMKDTDTEEELIEAFRVFDRDGDGYISADELRHVMTNLGEKLTNEEVDEMIREADIDGDGQINYEEFVKMMIAK from the exons ATGGCAGACAAGTTAACGGAGGAGCAAATTTCCGAATTCAAGGAGGCCTTTAGCTTGTTTGACAAGGATGGAGATGGAA CCATAACAACCAAAGAATTGGGGACAGTCATGAGATCACTGGGGCAAAACCCAACCGAAGCAGAATTGCAAGATATGATAAACGAAATAGACACAGACGGGAATGGAACTATCGATTTCCCCGAGTTCTTAACTCTGATGgcgagaaaaatgaaagataCGGACACGGAAGAGGAACTAATTGAGGCCTTCAGAGTTTTCGACAGAGACGGGGACGGATACATAAGTGCAGATGAGCTAAGACACGTGATGACCAACTTGGGGGAAAAGCTAACCAATGAGGAAGTGGACGAAATGATACGAGAGGCGGACATTGACGGGGATGGCCAGATCAATTACGAGGAGTTCGTCAAAATGATGATAGCCAAGTAG
- a CDS encoding tRNA-guanine transglycosylases (putative) — translation MKEPPKYRVNKIKDIETPATTILTNDIQPEYINLELLRKIERKKFILNCPLQEVYKNLDIYAKAKEYFSRHGEKMSKSYLHSFSDFENSYRYMNVRNILTNNFSININKNITMKQNNHTDIFSIDDFCKCVHIFEPDIFCIPSEEIKMKEEVGKKKKIRIMKLMDEFLKKIKSVKDNQVGEDSVCIVTVPSTIHLDKGTMEEVLNKYDSVIGGYMLSGIGYDESNEERTCHLNNILAALPKDKLKLIQLSVGTPIEILHSVYHGIDIVESNFPYELARNGKAINMHIKMETMEEKCTNKLHDINHINFQNKDIFIIDLNDSKYALDYSPITDNSPRNETKSYIHHLLKCQELTANVILSYHNLYMYSSFFREIRTQIGSGNFLGYISWFVERHRLG, via the coding sequence atgaaggagcCTCCCAAATACCgagtgaacaaaataaaggacaTCGAAACGCCAGCCACGACCATCCTGACCAATGACATACAACCAGAATATATCAACTTGGAGTTACTGAGAAAGATAGAGAGGAAAAAGTTTATCCTGAACTGCCCACTACAGGAAGTATACAAAAACTTGGATATATATGCAAAGGcgaaagaatatttttcaagacatggagaaaaaatgagcaagtCGTACCTGCACAGCTTCTCCGACTTTGAAAACAGTTACAGATATATGAACGtgagaaatatattaacaaataatttttcaataaatattaacaaaaacaTAACGATGAAGCAGAATAACCACACGGACATATTTTCCATAGATGACTTTTGCAAATGTGTCCATATTTTTGAACCAGATATTTTCTGCATCCCATCAGaggagataaaaatgaaggaagaggtgggaaagaagaaaaaaatacgaataatgaaattaatggatgaatttttaaaaaaaataaaaagtgttaAGGATAACCAAGTGGGTGAAGACTCCGTTTGTATTGTGACCGTGCCGTCCACTATCCATTTGGACAAAGGCACAATGGAGGAAGTGCTAAATAAGTACGACTCTGTTATTGGGGGGTATATGCTAAGTGGGATTGGTTACGACGAATCGAATGAAGAAAGAACCTGCCATTTGAATAACATTTTAGCGGCCCTACCAAAGGACAAGTTGAAGCTTATACAACTAAGTGTAGGCACCCCCATCGAAATTTTACACTCCGTTTATCACGGAATAGACATCGTCGAATCGAACTTCCCCTACGAATTGGCAAGAAATGGAAAGgctataaatatgcatataaaaatggagacaaTGGAGGAAAAGTGCACAAACAAACTGCACGATATCAACCATATCAATTTTCAGAATAaagacatttttattatagaCTTAAATGATTCAAAATATGCTTTGGATTATTCCCCCATAACTGATAATTCGCCTAGAAATGAAACCAAGTCGTATATACACCATTTGCTCAAGTGCCAAGAACTCACCGCAAATGTCATTTTGTCCTACCACAATCTGTACATGTACAGCTCGTTCTTTCGAGAAATTCGAACGCAGATAGGAAGTGGTAATTTTCTGGGGTACATCAGCTGGTTCGTTGAGCGGCACCGACTGGGT
- a CDS encoding ABC transporter puatative (putative), protein MNEIIINDLSYNYYNRVGNTSTAALENVNLSFGRGMRVVVCGKNGAGKSTLLSIIAGKKLVKEESVLVFNKPAFHDTTLSSRIGFVGEWWSDDYAMNIKVKDFFAKYKDSKRYRKLIKLFEINEDKLISSVSKGEKKKIQILVNLVTRKDVYIFDEATESLDLISRKLLLE, encoded by the exons ATGAACGAAATAATAATCAACGATTTGAGTTATAATTACTACAATCGAGTAGGAAACACGAGCACGGCGGCACtggaaaatgtaaatttgTCATTCGGCCGAGGCATGCGAGTTGTCGTTTGCGGAAAAAACGGAGCGGGGAAGAGCACTCTGTTGAGCATCATAGCAGGCAAGAAG CTCGTAAAGGAGGAATCCGTTTTGGTGTTCAACAAGCCCGCGTTCCATGACACCACGCTGTCAAGCAGAATCGGGTTCGTCGGGGAGTGGTGGAGCGACG ACTACGCAATGAACATCAAGGTGAAGGACTTCTTCGCAAAGTACAAAGACTCCAAGAGGTACAGGAAGCTGATAAAACTGTTTGAAATCAACGAAGACAAGCTTATATCATCCGTctcaaagggggaaaagaaaaaaattcaaattttggtTAACTTGGTAACGAGAAAGGACGTGTACATTTTCGATGAGGCAACTGAGTCACTGGACCTGATATCTCGGAAGCTCTTGTTGGAGTAG